Part of the Zingiber officinale cultivar Zhangliang chromosome 6A, Zo_v1.1, whole genome shotgun sequence genome, AACTCTCGACATCCAGTCAGCAACTCTCAGCAGCAACATGGCGCCGCTCGACAACTCACGGTGTCCGCGATTCATCTACTCGGCGCGTGGCTCGGCTCGctagagtcgacagtttgagattatctgctcaaacctACTTGATTGTAAGTTCTTGTGACTCTGGTACGCACTCGGAAGCGTGGAAAAGAGCTTCTGAGACGATCACATAGATTGTAACGGGTTTACTCCCAACAaaacttaaaacagattcgttcTGTTACCATGGCGGCAGAAAATGTTGagatgcaacagactcaacatgtGCCGGcctcctccgccccgattgggAACGTGCCAATCAATCACGGGGAAAAGCCAGAAAAATTCACAGGAGTGAATTTCAagcggtggcagcagaagatgttcttctacttAACCACGCTAGGTCTGGCACGTATCTTGACCGAGGAGATTCCCAAGGTTGTTAAGGGTGTAGATGAGGTGAACACCCTCCTTCTTATCGACAAATGGAACGAGTCTGAGTTCCTCTGTCGAAACTACATCCTTAACAATCTTACCGACTCACTCTATCTTGTGTATTGTGAGATAAAAACggcaaaggaactgtgggaatCTCTGGACAAGAAATATAAATCGGAGGATGCTGGGGCCAAAAAGTTTATTGTTGGTCGTTTCCTGGACTATAAGATGAGTGACTCGAAGTCTGTAATcagtcaagtccaggagcttcaagtactcttacaagaaattcactcagaaggtatgactctcagcgaaaccttccaagtggcagCTATCATCGGAAAGCTACCAACTGGCTGGAAGGACTTTCAGAATTATCTGAAGCACAAGCAGAAGGAAATGAACCTGGAGGAACTTGTTGTTCGTCTTCGtatagaagaagacaacaagaatttagagagaaaactgttctctcaggctactataAAAGCCAATGTTATTGAGCACGGACCAAGCTCAAAACGGAAGCATCCAAAATCTTCCACGACGCAACCCAAAGGacaaaacatgaaaaagaagttcttAGGGAAATGTTACAATTGTGATCGTATGGGTCACAAGGCTTCAGACTGTAAAAGGCCAAAGAAGAAAAAGCCTGAGACCAACCTGGCAGGAGAACAGGATATGGATCTCTGCGCCGTGATCTCTGAGGTGAACCTAATAGGTTCCAATCctcggcaatggtggatcgatactggagccaccagacatgtgtgctgcaacaaggagctacTCCACAGCTTTGAAGAAGCCACTAGAAACAAACTGtttatggggaactcagcaaccttggACAtaatgggccaaggaaaggtgacgctgaagatgacctcgggcaaggatctcactTTGAACAATGCactgtatgttccggagattcgaaagaatctagtatccggatcactgttaagcaagcatggctttcgcattgtttttgagtcagacagagttgtCCTGTCCAAGAACGGAGTGTTTATAagaaggggctatgtatctgatgggttgtttaagctcaatgtaatggtcattaggcccaagataaataaaaataaaagctcttccacttatatgcttgagtcttcgtgtttgtggcatggtagactaggacatgttaactacgatgtattacgtagattaataaacatgcaaagcatacctacattccaccttgacccaaaacataagtgtgagatttgtgttgaagcgaaaatgaccaggtcatcctttcaatatattgaaagaagtaatgaatcacttgacctaatccatacTGATGTGTGCGACTTAAAATGTACGCCAACACGTGGCggtaataaatatttcatcacttttgtagatgataatataaaatactgttatgtgtatcttttcaaaagtaaagatgaagctatagagaaatttgctctctataaaaatgaggttgaaaaccaacgtaatagaaagattaaggtggttcgaagtgaccgaggcggtgaatatgtatcactattcactgagttgtgtgctgaacatgggatcagacacgaaacaacaactccttatactcctcagcaaaatggagttgctgaacgAAAGAATCGGactcttaaggagatgatgaatgctcttcaattgagctctggattgccagaaTCCATGTGGGGAGAAGCTgtattaacagctaattaccttttaaataaggtgccccggaagaaaatatataagagcccttatgagttgtggaatgtgttggtgcggttagcactaacggtctaacccaggttttgatgaatgacaaatcaggttaagttaggttcgtcgttatttaacactctgatcgagtgtgcaggataagtccagctaggtcgacgggctgaccggatagctggcaagaagtccaagcgggtcgacgggctgaccggactcttggcgagaagtccagctaggtcgacgggctgaccggatagctggcgagaagtccaagcgggtcgacgggctgaccggacgcttggcaagaagtccagacgggtcgacgggctgaccggacgtctggcaggtaagtgaggtaagtcactggaggggagtgactcactggaggggagtgactacgaggacgcgttcccgggaagggaacattaggcgtcgatcaggcttagaaccatttcggatgtctaagtcgagatcgtgactagattccggtctcggaaagacggaatctaagtcatactacttgtgctaattcctactatgataaaatgtgctaacaatctgttttgcaggatatatattgcctcggactaactttgttttgcaggaaaaaggagatttctggaacaaggtggtccgggcgcccggaggtccgggcgcccggaagggatccgggcgcccggaaggcaaattctatccagccaagtcgtcgccacgtggagcatctcggtttgagcagctacgtcgcattctaggcgcccggaaggaatccaggcgcccggagcagcatataaaagaagccccaggcaggagcttcagaatcaataattaatctcagaactcttctactgctggtcttgctgctcgacattCAGTGCGACACCAACAACGCtctgacaaagtgctccttcggtttttatttaatttccttgtcggtattactttattttcactagcatttcctgtattcattctgtaatcatatttcgacttgttagtgattgcccaacgaaagtggtcaaggaccacgggccttcgagtaggagtcgtcacaggctccgaacgaagtaaaaaacatttgtgtctattttaattttccgctgcgtttatactctaaaatttctaattgatattcaccccccctctatcgaatctaacggtcctacaagtggtatcagagcaggtatcgctctgatttggtgcaaccaccaatcagactgggggtgaattttttctttctgttttcagtctaattctaaatttttttaactaaatctaaattggtgcaacactattctagattttttttattctctctttccgcactactaatccaagaccaagtcttgggattttttttggttatttatctgtgtacaggatgtcccaacaagaaggcttcagcacagtacgacctccacttttcaacggggatgattttccgtactggaagaagcgcatggaggtctacctcaaaacagacttcgaccagtggatgagcgttccgaggccctacaaaattccagcagacacttccgggaatatactggatcctgaagactggacagctaatttgaagaagaaagcatcaacagaaaataaagcaatcaacactctacagtgcggattaacaagagaagaactaaacagagtcggtccacacaaaaacgctaaagagctgtgggacaaattgatcgagctgcacgagggaacgagcgacgccaaggtaaccaaacgagacttgctcttgaataaaatttttaatataaaaatgcaagaaggtgaaacggcgaataagctccacgcgaggatcaaggatatcctcaacgggcttcatgcgatagaccaccagatggataatagagacttaataaggtacgcattaaacgcctttccacgtaatagtttgtgggcatcaatagtggatgcctacaaaatttctaagaatctttctaaattaaaattagatgagcttttctgtgaattagaattacacgaacaaactaatgctggagccgagaaaggtatagctttatttgcaggttcctccaaagaaaagaaaagcaagcctgaatttgaagaagactccgaccaagactccgaagacgaagaacacctggtgaacttggtaagaaaaatgttcactaggagaaagaggagcttcagtaaaaaggatcttcaaaagatcagttctccctcagaacaaaagaacgtgacttgctacggctgcaataaaaagggacactacaagaatgaatgcccaaaactgaagttcgacaaaccaaagccaaccagaaagaaggcactcaaagcaacgtgggacgactccttggacgaatcagaggaagaagaacagaaacatcagagccacctcgcactgatggcccgcgaagacgaaacagaagacgagtcagaagatgaagacgggtctgaacccgaaacaagccacgagtccgtactcatttccgaagggccgaatgaggtatattttaatttaaacaaaaaaaattttagaattatttcctgtttaaatagtaaattaaccaaaatagaaaatgaaaacaaatcacttcttgaggaaaatcaaaacctcaaggaacaaatcaaaaattcagatCCAActtaagatctaacacttgaggaggagaatttatcactaaaaaatgagatcaacagtttaaaaggaatgttagaaaaattcacaacaagatcaaaaaatcttgacttaatcctgaacaatcaaaaagcatgttataataaaatcggactcggatacaagtcaaactcaaataaaacttttaagtcattaataactcaatacaaatcaactaatcaagcttgggttccaaaagcgtgcttaaccacgcaagtaggactcaatcaatattatatacctaaagaaaaaatacattatataaaatcaaataaaccaaaccaaaattcaaaatacaaacccaaatcaaattcaaaatctaaacactttaaaaatcaacaaaattatcatcaagttaaccataactataaaaagaattgacacaaaccaaaaatcaaaatttaaaataatggccaataattcagggggaggctccagaatagctgacacctccaaaactaacttacccgatagggtaacccaaaacaaactaacccggcagggtaattaggattagagaccaagtttaacttgaatcatggtactggtgaaatttttggatgatagtacgttagggaagcttgggcatcgcatgtctagaaagatatgacttcgatctggtgcatttggccaagtggaactgaccgaagctacccttaaatggatcctaatcagttagaccaaggttgagtactaagctccgtggataggactattcggaaaacctcgaaaggttggttacttctaatgacgtccatgtgactcaccaagcttagaagtttatccgaagaatgcctatttgtagagaccaaaactaaacctgaatctaatgctAGTTAAACATAACTCTGTaaccaaaccaatttcatctgacaaaatcataggattccctgattgataatatagatcgggtgagatgaataaggctaaaattttaaacttaaaaattaatttcaaaattttaattttaaacttaaaaattaatttcaaaatttaattttaaaacttaaaaattaatttcaaaattttaattttaaaacttaaaaattaatttcaaaaattaattttaaaacttaaaaattaatttcaaaatttaattttaaaacttaaaaattaatttcaaattttaattttaaaacttaaaaattaatttcaaaatttaattttaaaaacaaaatttaatttcaaaattttaattttaaaatttaaaaatttaatttcaaaatttaattctaaaacttaaaaattaattttaattaataatgcatgctcaaaagactaactttaaatcctacttactgtaggaaaccaagtggattttggatagtggttgctccaaacatatgaccggagatcacaccaagttcactcaactcacttacaaaagcttaggaacagttgcctttggaaacaacgacaaactcaagttaattggtataggtaatattgaattaaaatcagactttataattacaaatgttttacttgttgaaaattttaaatacaatcttctaagtataagtcaattgtgtgatactaggtataaggttaaatttctatccacagagtgtttaatcaaacatctagataatcctaccataagcctaaaaggttttagaaaagacaacatctatgccatcaacttaaccatttcttccattaagtgttatttaacacaaaaagaagaaacttggttatggcataggaggatgtcccacaaccaactttagaaatataagtaaactaaatggacttgtaaaaggcttaccaaaattacctaacttagattcaaccatatgtaatacttgtcaacaaggcaaacaaactaaatcaacccacaaacaaacaaatcaaccacgaactaactcaatattagaacttctacatttagacctttttgactcccatggagtcaaatctataaatggaaacttatattgtttagtaattatagacgattactctaggttcacttgggtaaaattcttaaaacataaagatgaaacttttgaaatttttacaaatttctgcaaacatattgaaattagacaccacttcatcagggatcatgttactaaaggtgatattgaactcaagtacattgagtccaaatcaaacttagctgacatttttacaaaaccactccctgaaagtgaatttagcaacttacgtcgaaaattagggatgtgcttaatagactaagttttttttcaaaatgattttcaaaaataattctttcaaattataagttaaacttgtttgttttcaaaactttccatttttagactttcaaaaacagttttggccttagactagttttgaatccttagaaagcatgtacccataggtctagtttttgagcatctcaccaacaccttatgtttaccttgcttgtgtttgacaaacatagaaaggggtgagatgcataggccaattgtctggacttaagatacttatttcagtgcatcagcataagtctggacgttaaatacaactcagatattaatcagattaagttgatcagtcaagtcaacttaatctgactaaccaagtgaaagctactatcttctgatagtcagttagtacctaattggttagacagctggttaaatttaagtatcaagttcagggggagaaattaactaaaattttgtgtgtttgaaaaatgtttttaaaactaatttttgtttacaaaaagttaaacttaactaagtgtttgaaaaacttggaaggttaattccacctaattttcaaacctgatttaaaaagttgactattaaactttacaaatttagcttttatcaaattagccttaaaaatttattttggcaaaatttaatctcacttaatttttgctttgttttgaaaaagtgAAGTTAAAAacttaccttttgaaaagtaaatgttacttaaactgaattttttttttaaagttgaaaaacctgatttaaaaattttacacgccTGAAAGgttaaaacttgattaactttatacttttcaaaattcaacttgtctcccccaagacaaacttgattaactttatacttttacttggattttttcttgaatttttgacccaaactcagatatttttcaagatcagctgttttacagtaactctacactatgtttacccttgtttttttttatgaatgccaaagggggagggttaggtggttaagttagagcaactaaatgcaaacttgaaaaactaacttaaaaacctcgagaatcatgcttgatttttgcatatatttatcactaacttaaccaggttgtcattccatcaaaaagggggagattgttggtgcggttagcactaacggtctaacccaggttttgatgaatgacaaatcaggttaagttaggttcgtcgttatctaataCTCTGATCGGATGTGTGGGATaagtccggctaggtcgacgggtgaccggataggtggcaagaagtccagacgggacgggacgcttggcgagaagtccggctaggtcgacgggctgatcggatggtGGCGAGAAGTccgggtcgacgggctggccggacgcttggcaagaagtccagctaggtcgacgggctgacctacgCCAAGAAGTCTAGGcaggttgaagggctgaccggacgtctggcaggtaagtgaggtaagtcactggaggggagtgactgcgaggacgcgttcccgggaagggaacattaggcgtcgatccggcttagaaccatttcggatgtctaagtcgagatcgtgactaggttccggtctcggaaagacggaatctaagtcatactacttgtgctaattcctactatgataaaatgtgctaacaatatgttttgcaggatatatattgcctcggactaactttgttttgcaggaaaaaggagatttctggaacaaggtggtccgggcgcccggaaggcaaattctatccagccaagtcgtcgccacgtggagcatctcggtttgagcagttacatcacattccaggcgcccagaaggaaTCCatgcgcccggagcagcatataaaagaagccccaggcaggagcttcagaatcaataatTAATCTGAGAACTCTTATACTGCTGGttttgctgctcgacgttcagtgcgacaccAACAACGCTccaacaaagtgctccttcggtttttatttaatttccttgtcggtattactttattttcactagcatttcctgtattcattctgtaatcatatttcgacttgttagtgattgcccaacgaaagtggtcaaggaccacgggccttcgagtaggagtcgtcacaggctccgaacgaagtaaaaaacatttgtgtctattttaattttccgctgcgtttatactctaaaatttctaatcgatattcaccccccctctatcgaatctaacggtcctacagaatggaagacaaccgtcctacaactatttacgaatgtgggggtgtcttgccaaagtgttggtgtctgatcctaaaaggattaagataggaccaaagactgttgattgcatcttCATTGGCTATGCACAAAACAACACTGCatatagattttgtgtgtatgagtcacacataccggagatacacaagaactcgataatcaaatcaagaaatgtctcgttcttcgagcatgtgtttccatataagacccgagaggatgctagctcctcaaaacgggcaaaTGAAATACaaggtgaagaagaagatgataatgatgatgaatcagttaaggttgagcttagacagagtaaaagagctcgggtagaaaaatcctacggatcggattttatcactttcatactggaaagtgagccccggagttactcagaagcagtaagctcgtctgatgggcctcactggagagaggcaattgcatctgagatagattctatcttgcaaaatcacacttaggaactcgtggatcttcctccgggaagtaaaccactaggttgcaagtggattttcaagaggaaaatgaagtcagatggcacaatcgataaatacaaggctagattggtaatcaaaggataccgacaacgagaaggccttcattacttcgatacatactctctgGTAtctagaataacttccattagagtattgttggctatcgctgctctatggaatctcgaaatacatcaaatggatgtaaagacagcctttctaaacggggatttagaagaggaaatctatatggaccaacctgaggggaTTTCTGTGTCAGGACAGAAACacaaggtctgtagattggtgaagtcattatatggcttgaaataagcaccaaagcagtgacatgagaaatttgataatgccatgaaggaatatggattcaagatcaatgaatgtgataaatgtgtctacatgagagccacagagaatgactatgtcatcttgtgcctctatgtagatgacatacttatcattaggagtaatgataaaataatcaaatttactaaagacatgttgaactcaagatttgacatgaaagacatgggcctagctgatgtgattctaggaatcaaaattcttagaacgacagaaggacttgttcttaatcagtcccattacgtggacaagattcttgagaaattcaccaagggtgatactgcgttggcacgaacgccgatagatacgagtcaacatctatcaaaaaatcgaggtgaaagtatctcgcagatagagtactcgcgattgattggaagtctgatgtacttgatgagttgtacacgaccagacttagcctacgcagtaagcaGACTGagcagatacacgagtaatcctagtagtgagcactggaaagggataacaagagtactgaggtacttaaggtacACTCGTGAATATagactgcactatacaagatatcctacTGTGgtcgaaggatacaacgatgcaagttggatatctgatatacaagactctaagtctacaagtggcta contains:
- the LOC121995108 gene encoding uncharacterized protein LOC121995108 translates to MAAENVEMQQTQHVPASSAPIGNVPINHGEKPEKFTGVNFKRWQQKMFFYLTTLGLARILTEEIPKVVKGVDEVNTLLLIDKWNESEFLCRNYILNNLTDSLYLVYCEIKTAKELWESLDKKYKSEDAGAKKFIVGRFLDYKMSDSKSVISQVQELQATIKANVIEHGPSSKRKHPKSSTTQPKGQNMKKKFLGKCYNCDRMGHKASDCKRPKKKKPETNLAGEQDMDLCAVISEGPKDINPLLVKSVRTWYVCVRQLVGQYASQSQGCQFACTPRGKLVCTPRGRPRVKFARACKPLSQQQAT